Within the Macaca nemestrina isolate mMacNem1 chromosome 5, mMacNem.hap1, whole genome shotgun sequence genome, the region AGATGACCAACCAAATCTCAAATTAAAGTGGACATGGGATTAATTATGTCCATGGACCAGTTGTATCATCTCCTTATATGTAAGCATATCCTTCGGGATTCTTGGAGAGCCCTAAACCACCAGAGTTGTTGTAATGCAGAAATTGTAATTTATCTTACATAATCCCTCAAATAGTAGAAATGATCTGTAGAATAGAAGTAAATGAATCCTgatgaaattgttttattttgcagaGTCTTGCCTTCTTTTGAGCCTAAGTCATGAGTTGGATGTTCCTCAGAGATCTCCTGAGTGGAGTAAATAAATACTCCACTGGGATTGGACAGATTTGGCTGGCTGTCGTGTTTGTCTTCCGTTTGCTGGTCTACATGGTGGCAACAGAGCATGTGTGGAAAGATGAGCAGAAAGAGTTTGAGTGCAACAGTAGACAGCCCGGTTGtgaaaatgtttgttttgatGACTTCTTCCCCATTTCCCAAGTCAGACTTTGGGCCTTACAACTGATCATGGTCTCCACACCTTCGCTTCTGGTGGTTTTACATGTAGCCTATCGTGAGAGTAGAGAGAAAAGGCACAGAAAGAAACTCTATGTCAGCCTAGGTACAATGGATGGTGGTCTATGGTACACTTATCTTATCAGCCTCATTGTTAAAACCGGTTTTGAAATTGGCTTCCTTGTTCTATTTTATAAGCTATATGATGGCTTTAGTGTTCCCTATCTTATAAAGTGTGATTTGAAGCCTTGTCCCAACACTGTGGACTGCTTCATCTCTAGACCCACTGAGAAGACGATCTTCATCCTCTTCTTGGTCATCACCTCATGCTTGTGTATTGTGTTGAATTTCATTGAACTGAGTTTTCTGGTTCTCAAGTGCTTTATTAAGTGCTGTctccaaaaatattcaaaaaaaccCCCAATTCCTCAGTGTGTGAGTGCCACAGCCTCAGACATGTTGAATGTGGTAGGAGAGGGACCCTACTCCAGAATCATCATTCATACTTGGCCATAAACATACTCCCACCACCTGAAGCAAAGCTACTTGGTGACATACAAGAGGGTTACACAAAGAAAACCTGCATCCCTCCTCAGCAAGGCCTAAGCTGAGTTGGAAGACAAAGCATGTCAGCCTTAGTATCATTTGGGAGGATTTTTTTTACATTGTCAATATGCTTTCAGTTATGAGCACTAGACAGAGGTCTCATTGTTTTGTTGTAGGGTTCTCCAGTATGTGGATAACATTAGTTGTTTTAGAATAGGTAATTGCAAATTAGTCTGAAGAAATCTAACAGGATTCTTTTAAGAGCTTAGATttttcaacaaaaaacaaaaaaagaaaccctgtgtcagttttctgttttttctaacTATCTCATTACAATTTGTGCACAATGAActggaaaacataaaaagtgACACTTTAGACAAATGTGATGGCCTTCGAGCTGAAATGAAGGAACTGGCAATCTTTCCAAAGTGGCAGCCAAGGCCCCACTCCCTGTCCTACTCAATCTCTGTAGGGAAAAACTGTGGGATAGGACATTAGCCAGATGGAGACACACAGAGGAACATTCAACAGGAAGATCTCCAGGCCTTTTTCCGATTCAGGGATCCTTGGATGTAACAGGActagaggagagggaggaaagctATCATTTCAGTGGTCTCCAAATTAAGTACAAATATTACTGGGAGGTATCCCACTTAAGCCTGAACCAGCAGATGTTCAAAAGGGTCACTCTAGAGTCAGAAAGGCAGGTCCCCCAGAAGGCAACACATTGATAGGAAATGGAGGCCACAGAAAAAGAATGTGCCCACTTGACAATTACTTAAGATTTCTATTTAACCAAAAGAACATTGAAATACTTTGTAAATATTCATATTGTTGAATCTTTCGTAATCAGGAATTCCCTATGTACTATATAGTATGTATGTCCCAGTTTGCCTATAATTTAGTAGTATATCTCCCTCTAGGACAAACAGTAAAATGTGTACCATGTTGTTACAGTGgtgcaaaaatgtttaaaaagtttatCACCTGTTTTGAAGACTAGaactttctttacttttctttatttttctagaaattcaCAGATACATTCTCTTTGGATTTAATACTCTAACATATATACACTtcttcagaataaaaataaaggtatttcACAATGCTCTTTGGCTGTCATTGGTATCTTTGCTAGACTGTAGTGGGTATGATTACTCTGTGAAATAAAACATGTTCTGACAACTTTAGAACAGGATTTGCAACACTGCTTGGTAAAGATAGCTCAGAAATTCTTCTTCTCCCTTGGGAATTTAACAGAAAATCAGggcataaaaatgtaattttaactaAAGACCAATTATGTCTTCCATGCCTTGCCCTCTTCAGAATATAATCTCATTACAAGTCATACGCAATGAGGGTTATTTGGGTGATTACGTGGTCTACAGACTATGTCAGCAGCAGTGGTCATTATCTCTATCTTAAAGACTGTGTTCTAGACAATGGAAAGAAAGGTGAAATTTGTGGTTTACCCCTTTTTTCAATTTATAAGACAGGTCACTGCTGGACTTGAGCTTACAACCATGTACTTTATCATTGAACATGAAAACATCTACCCTGCACGAATGCAGGTAATtatgaattttgtgtgtgtatgtgtgacaaTAATAGGTGGTTAGAAGAAATTTAAGGTTTTTGAGACCCTGATCGTGGCACAGAATCTAGAAAACAGGGTTTCAGAATGCAGAACTGGAATGGAAACAAGGGATTTTGTCAGTCTGAGGATGAGTTTGATGCCAAAAATGTTTTGGGGGAGCTCAGTCTCTTCATACCAGTTAAGGCAAGTTCTGCCTAAGCAAAAAAGTCCAACTGCTTGGCCATATATTCTTTGCATTTCcactttgtatagaaaagaaactGAAAGGTAATGTGAGCAAGGGTAATGGCAGCGTAGATGTTTAAATAGGAAGGTGAGTGATTTTTGTTCCTTGAGTCTTGCTGGTAGTACCTTAATTTACAAGTAAGTTTCCTATGAGAACATTCTGATGACTTTCTTGGGGTCAGTGAGGACCCAAAGTATTTGATTGAAATTGGCAGTTAatttgtatcatatttattgtttctcttgttggtaaattaatatttattgagcacctgggAGCAAGACACTGTGCTATGTACCTCCCAAGATTTAATGCATAATTCCTGCTCAAGAAAATGTCCACTTCTGTTGAGGGTCATGGAGGATGGAGTATCTTACACCTGTGTCTTGGTCTCATTGGCCCACCTCAACTGTTTCACCCTGAAACCTTCTGGTGCCCATAGAGCAGACAGTAACCTTGGAGATAAGGAAAAAGCAATCACTTTTCTTCAGGGACATGCAACTAGTACAGGCAGACTGAGCAATCAACCATAGGTCTTCCCAGATCACTAAACAGAGGTCTCCCTAATTTCATTTAAGCCACTCCCAGCTTGCAGTGATTATTCTGACTGCTCCGCACTTGTCCCATACTCTTTCTAGTTACAGACCTTGTTCCTGGCCACAGGAGTTCTCATTAGAGCTGGCAGGAAATGTTTTCAAGCACTTGTACAAAAGAATGCCCAGAGCTCTAAGTGGTTGTAGTTCCAGTCTTCCCAGTGGAATGAAGCCAATCTAAAAACAAGACTGTGAAGATGAGAGAGGAGGGGGAAAAAGGCAAAGACTTGAGGATGTTTGAACTCCTCAATACCATTGTCCCTGAGCCTGGCTCTACTTCTAACCTTTCTGTGGTTAGTCACATGAAAGATAAATTCCTTTTTCCTTAAGCTGGTTCAAGTTGGATTTCTGTGTCTTGTAACTGAGAGTCCCAATAAAGCCACATTCTTCATAAATTTATTTCCTgtataatacaaaattttaataatttaaaagccTATAGTACCCTGCCTCTCCTTATTCTAGCTCATATCTCATCGCATACATGTAATGCTTTTCTTAAATACTGATGccatttatttctagtttgtttgtaTATTTAACACTGCACAGAGCACAAAAGTGAGGAGCACTTCATAGCTCTTTAAAAGACTAATTAGAGggcaagtgcagtggctcatgcctgtatttccagcactttgggaggccaaggcaggaggatcccttgagcttcGGAATTCAAACTTGAGGTgggctatgatcgtgccacttactgcatccagcctgggtgacagagcaagaccccgttttttgtttttttttgtttttgttttttgtttttttttttttgagatgaagtcttgctttctcccccagagtggagtgcagtggtatgatcttggctcactgcaacctccgtctcccaggttcaagtgattctcctgccttagcctcccgaatagctaggattataggcacccaccaacatacccggctaacttttttatttttagtagagacggggtttgccatgttggccaggctggtctcgaactcctgatccacctgcctcagcctcccaaagtactgggattataggcctgagccaccatgcctggacaagaCCCtgtattaaacaaaacaaaaactaatgagGAAAGAAAGCAGCAGTGGTGGAGCACGTAGAGGCAAAACGTGTCAGAATTCAATTCAATTTTTATGACAAAAGCCCAAGGAAGGTGTTCTAGGTCTAGAAATATCTGCCAGAAGCACTTTCTCTAATATAAATCGGGCTTCTTTTCACAAAGCAAATCTTCCTTTGGCTGAAGATATTGGTGACTGTGAGGAGCTCTGAGAATTTTCCACAGACCCATCTTGTTTCCCCAGTGTTAGACAGTCTAACTAACAACTTTCTgagatatcttttaaaaattctataatgTTCCCAAATATTGTTTGAA harbors:
- the LOC105496194 gene encoding gap junction beta-7 protein, which gives rise to MSWMFLRDLLSGVNKYSTGIGQIWLAVVFVFRLLVYMVATEHVWKDEQKEFECNSRQPGCENVCFDDFFPISQVRLWALQLIMVSTPSLLVVLHVAYRESREKRHRKKLYVSLGTMDGGLWYTYLISLIVKTGFEIGFLVLFYKLYDGFSVPYLIKCDLKPCPNTVDCFISRPTEKTIFILFLVITSCLCIVLNFIELSFLVLKCFIKCCLQKYSKKPPIPQCVSATASDMLNVVGEGPYSRIIIHTWP